A single Hypanus sabinus isolate sHypSab1 chromosome 24, sHypSab1.hap1, whole genome shotgun sequence DNA region contains:
- the LOC132380690 gene encoding RNA binding protein fox-1 homolog 3-like, with protein sequence MVLHRCSAPVFPQTAPCFAGLLQRVEEGLVEARLRTRKGKGYIWFSPSPLIPDPVLGPQGTQDAPGSGEALPQGFPAQYPPPPPQTRLPAEYPAPLPHPSQEYAGQSVTEAGLRLYPQPQALIETTTAVEGQITGIPPPPAEDLSQQDTTQLPQESEDNKGQAKRLHVSNIPFRFRDPDLRQMFGQFGKILDVEIIFNERGSKGFGFVTFESSVDADRAREKLNGTIVEGRKIEVNNATARVVNPKKSPVPYINGWKINPMVGAVYAPEIFTVAGFPYPVAAAAPAIAYRGTHLRGRGRAVYNTIRTATAPSPLPTYGGAVTPHIEWLSQLQLLRRTVTGTAECTPQLIPTIKPWDLPQLMVSGQWPVCIVEDTTDLLRTK encoded by the exons ATGGTCCTGCACAGGTGCAGTGCGCCCGTCTTCCCGCAGACTGCACCGTGCTTTGCCGGACTCCTTCAG AGAGTGGAAGAGGGTCTTGTGGAAGCCCGGCTCAGAACCCGGAAAGGAAAAGGTTATATTTGGTTCTCCCCTAGCCCTCTAATTCCGGACCCTGTTCTCGGTCCTCAGGGGACGCAGGATGCACCCGGCTCCGGCGAGGCGCTGCCGCAGGGGTTCCCGGCCCAGTACCCTCCTCCGCCTCCTCAGACCCGTCTGCCGGCCGAATACCCCGCTCCGCTCCCTCACCCCAGCCAGGAGTACGCGGGGCAATCGGTTACGGAGGCTGGCCTTCGACTCTACCCCCAACCCCAGGCTCTGATTGAGACGACGACGGCGGTGGAAGGACAGATAACCGgaatcccccctccccctgcg GAAGATTTGAGTCAGCAAGACACCACCCAGCTGCCACAAGAGTCAGAGGACAACAAGGGGCAAGCCAAACGTCTCCATGTCTCCAACATCCCATTCCGATTCAGAGATCCTGACCTGCGGCAGATGTTTGGG CAATTCGGCAAAATTCTAGATGTTGAAATTATCTTCAATGAACGGGGATCGAAG GGCTTTGGATTTGTCACATTCGAGAGCAGCGTTGACGCAGACCGGGCCCGTGAGAAGCTTAACGGTACTATTGTGGAGGGCCGTAAGATTGAG GTCAACAATGCGACAGCGAGGGTGGTGAACCCCAAGAAATCCCCGGTTCCTTATATCAATG GATGGAAGATTAATCCAATGGTCGGAGCTGTCTACGCCCCAGAAATATTCACAG TGGCTGGTTTCCCATATCCGGTGGCTGCTGCAGCTCCGGCCATTGCCTACAGAGGGACCCACCTCCGAGGCCGGGGCAGGGCTGTTTACAACACCATCCGGACTGCAACGGCACCTTCGCCTCTCCCGACCTATGGAGG GGCGGTTACACCACATATCGAGTGGCTCAGCCAACTGCAGCTGCTACGACGTACAGTGACGG GTACGGCAGAGTGTACACCGCAGCTGATCCCTACCATCAAGCCCTGGGACCTGCCGCAACTTATGGTGTCGGGACAGTG